A single region of the Xenopus laevis strain J_2021 chromosome 4L, Xenopus_laevis_v10.1, whole genome shotgun sequence genome encodes:
- the tst.L gene encoding thiosulfate sulfurtransferase: protein MAQQLLSRALVSASWLSAALKGSQTGAALRVLDASFYFPAIRDGRKEYAEKHIPGALYFDIDECKDKSSPYEVMLPSEADFAKYVGKLGINNESHVVVYDADQLGMYYAPRAWWMFKVFGHQKVSVLDGGFRNWLKQGLPVTTEVPQVKPETFKAVLDSSRVKSYEDILRNMDSKEFQLVDSRSEGRFQGSEPEPGEGINPGHIPGSSNLPFTSFLTEEGYEKSPDEIRNLFHLKGIALDKPLTITCRRGVTACQLVMASYILGKEDTAVYDGSWFEWFHRAQPQHKVSEWKKE, encoded by the exons ATGGCCCAGCAGCTGCTATCCCGGGCACTGGTCTCTGCCAGTTGGCTCTCTGCAGCCCTGAAAGGAAGTCAGACAGGGGCAGCCTTGAGGGTCCTGGATGCCTCGTTCTACTTTCCAGCCATCAGAGATGGGCGCAAGGAGTATGCAGAGAAGCACATACCAGGGGCTTTGTACTTTGATATAGATGAATGCAAAGACAAGTCATCCCCATACGAAGTGATGCTGCCCAGTGAAGCTGATTTTGCCAAGTATGTGGGTAAACTTGGCATTAACAATGAGAGTCACGTGGTAGTGTATGATGCTGACCAGCTGGGCATGTACTATGCACCACGTGCCTGGTGGATGTTTAAAGTATTCGGGCATCAGAAGGTGTCAGTGTTGGATGGGGGTTTCCGCAATTGGCTAAAGCAGGGGCTTCCGGTGACTACAGAGGTGCCCCAGGTGAAGCCAGAGACATTCAAGGCAGTGTTGGACTCCTCCCGTGTAAAGAGCTATGAGGACATCCTGAGGAACATGGACAGCAAGGAGTTCCAGCTGGTAGATTCCCGATCTGAGGGGAGATTCCAAGGGTCAGAGCCTGAACCAGGAGAAG GAATCAATCCAGGACACATCCCAGGATCCTCAAACCTTCCTTTTACTAGTTTCCTCACAGAAGAAGGCTACGAGAAGTCTCCAGATGAAATCCGGAATCTCTTCCACCTCAAAGGCATTGCTCTGGACAAACCCCTCACTATTACCTGTCGCCGTGGTGTCACTGCCTGTCAGCTTGTCATGGCCTCCTACATCCTTGGCAAGGAAGACACTGCAGTCTATGATGGCTCCTGGTTTGAATGGTTCCACCGTGCCCAACCACAACACAAGGTTTCCGAATGGAAAAaggaataa
- the LOC108714563 gene encoding testis-expressed protein 33 has protein sequence MASYTRTALTPSPEGLTRKENIEPSQTNEEMNTPGRNKYKRGESQGTFSQQSKSRKSTAKPEEVRNLMPAYINPTHRSSVSDQLISREQVRSALKEDEAKTGHEYRIPLPIIKPWATENNKYEIYYDLGHCLRANIFPGVPIRSCSLVEDSYTADINRRGIMDRNNRQHWHGKKTDDLATWSQILMERFATYKNLENLLKSTHKASIQPKIFVKPSPPLPSLKTPAPSPPRHKKSKKRLIDKSKRKQIKSPAQAEFKKDEDFWDFYDTPIM, from the exons ATGGCCTCCTACACTAGAACAGCACTCACTCCTTCTCCAGAGGGCCTCACCAGGAAGGAAAATATAGAACCAAGTCAAACTAATGAAGAGATGAATACCCCGGGAAGGAACAAGTACAAAAGAGGGGAAAGCCAAGGAACATTCAGTCAACAGAGCAAATCCAGAAAAAGCACAGCCAAGCCTGAAGAAGTCAGGAACCTGATGCCAGCATATATTAATCCCACACATCGAAGTTCTGTGTCGGACCAATTGATCTCCCGTGAGCAG GTTAGAAGTGCTCTTAAAGAAGACGAGGCAAAGACAGGACATGAATACAGGATCCCCCTGCCAATCATTAAACCATGGGCAACAGAGAACAATAAGTATGAGATCTACTATGATCTTGGACACTGCCTACGTGCTAATATCTTTCCAG GGGTGCCCATAAGATCTTGCAGTTTGGTAGAGGACTCTTATACTGCAGACATTAACAGAAGAGGAATAATGGATAGAAACAACAGACAACATTGGCATGGGAAGAAGACTGATGATTTAG CCACCTGGTCCCAAATACTAATGGAAAGATTTGCCACCTATAAGAACCTGGAGAACCTTCTCAAATCAACCCACAAAGCTTCTATTCAACCTAAAATATTCGTAAAACCATCACCACCTCTGCCATCACTTAAGACACCAGCACCATCTCCGCCACggcataaaaaaagtaaaaaaaggctCATAGACAagagtaaaagaaaacaaataaagtcTCCTGctcaggcagagttcaagaaagATGAAGACTTCTGGGACTTTTATGACACACCCATTATGTAA